The proteins below come from a single Numenius arquata chromosome 19, bNumArq3.hap1.1, whole genome shotgun sequence genomic window:
- the GTF3C5 gene encoding general transcription factor 3C polypeptide 5, with protein sequence MAAGRQWGERGSAVLELPRTPRMVCVEYPGLVRDVGAMLLTLGGEQGVSRIYADPAKRLELYFRPKDPYCHPVCANRFPTSTMLLKVKRRTKKKKKQLDGEEKIQPEVQFEMEILGTVTTVYKFQGMSDFQYLAMHSGPDGKQTSMYDKVLMLKPEKEEFFNRELPLYIPPPIFSRLDTPVDYFYRPDIQHREGYNNPQVSGENLIGLSRARRPHNAIFVNFDDEEIPTKPLDAAVQTWKKMCTNPVDKKVEEELRKLFEVRPVWSRNAVKANISVHPDKLKLLLPYLAYYMLTGPWRSLWVRFGYDPRKHPEAKIYQVLDFRIRCGMKYGYAPNDMPVKAKRSTYNYSLPITVKKPVSHTVSVHDLKQGLGTSGAAGTKKPASSRYKLKESIYIFREGALPPYRQMFYQLCDLNVESLQKIIHRNDGTESECTERDGWCLPKTSDDLRDSMSLMIKQIIRSTRPALFSNTTSSEDGKEQLAYESGEDEDDEEEEEEEFKPSDGSENEMETEILDYV encoded by the exons ATGGCGGCGGGGAGGCAGTGGGGGGAACGGGGTTCGGCTGTGTTGGAGCTGCCCCGCACGCCGCGGATGGTGTGCGTGGAGTACCCGGGCCTGGTGCGGGATGTCGGGGCCATGCTGCTGAcgctgggaggagagcagggggTGTCGCGG ATCTATGCGGACCCTGCCAAAAGGCTGGAGCTGTATTTTCGCCCCAAGGACCCTTACTGCCACCCTGTATGTGCCAATCGCTTCCCCACCTCCACCATGCTGCTCAAGGTGAAGAGGAGgaccaagaagaagaagaagcagtTGGATGGCGAAGAAAAAATCCAGCCGGAAGTCCAGTTTGAAATGGAAATTCTGGGGACTGTCACCACCGTTTACAAATTTCAAG GAATGTCTGATTTCCAGTACCTGGCAATGCACTCTGGTCCTGATGGCAAACAAACCTCCATGTATGACAAAGTCCTAATGCTCAAACcagagaaggaagaatttttcaaTAGAGAATTACCTCTCTACATCCCACCACCAATTTTCTCACGTCTGGACACTCCTGTTGACTATTTTTATCGGCCAGATATACAACACCG GGAGGGATACAACAACCCCCAGGTGTCTGGTGAGAACCTGATTGGCCTCAGCAGGGCCCGTCGCCCGCACAACGCTATCTTTGTGAACTTTGATGATGAAGAAATTCCAACTAAACCCCTGGATGCTGCTGTACAGACCTGGAAGAAAATGTGCACCAACCCTGTGGATAAAAAGGTGGAGGAAGAGCTGAGAAAG CTCTTTGAAGTCCGTCCTGTCTGGTCTCGGAATGCAGTAAAAGCCAATATCAGTGTCCACCCAGACAAGCTGAAACTTCTGTTGCCGTATTTGGCCTATTACATG TTAACAGGTCCTTGGAGAAGCTTATGGGTTAGGTTTGGGTATGACCCCAGAAAACACCCAGAAGCAAAGATTTATCAAGTACTGGACTTCCGAATTCGCTGTGGAATGAAATATG GTTACGCCCCTAACGACATGCCCGTGAAAGCGAAACGCAGCACCTATAACTACAGCCTGCCCATCACTGTCAAGAAGCCAG tgaGCCATACGGTCAGTGTACACGATCTGAAACAGGGGCTTGGTACGTCCGGTGCAGCCGGTACAAAAAAGCCTGCTTCCAGCAGGTACAAACTGAAG GAATCCATCTACATTTTCCGAGAAGGAGCCTTGCCCCCTTATCGGCAGATGTTCTACCAGCTCTGTGACTTGAACGTGGAAAG ccTACAGAAGATCATCCATCGGAATGACGGCACAGAGTCAGAATGCACAGAGCGGGATGGATGGTGCCTTCCAAAGACTAGTGACGATCTGCGGGACAGCATGTCGCTGATGATAAAGCAGATAATCAGATCCACAAGACCTG CTCTTTTTTCAAATACAACAAGCAGTGAAGATGGCAAAGAGCAGCTGGCGTATGAGTCTGGAGAGGATGAGGATGacgaagaggaagaggaagaggaattcAAGCCTTCTGATGGGAGTGAAAATGAAATGGAGACAGAAATTCTGGACTATGTGTGA
- the RALGDS gene encoding LOW QUALITY PROTEIN: ral guanine nucleotide dissociation stimulator (The sequence of the model RefSeq protein was modified relative to this genomic sequence to represent the inferred CDS: substituted 1 base at 1 genomic stop codon): MFEGCRRARSLWGGVRLEVAGESSPVVLHSFTQLDPDLPPLESSTQEIGEELEDGVIYSISLRKVQLHHTANKGQRWLGFENESALNLYETCKVRTIKAGTLEKLVEYLVSAFKGNDSTYVTIFLCTYRAFATTKQVLDLLLNRXGCPEPQNAAGSGWCETELKNTISSILGAWLDQYSEDFRKPPDFACLKQLISYVRHNIPGSDLERRARILLAQFQQQEQSESEGLQNLGSCHLVEENGVGDGKPDFLSFSPEMVAEQFTLMDAELFKKVVPYHCLGCIWSQRDKKGKEHLAPTIRATVSQFNSVANCVIATCLGDRSLKPQQRAKVVERWIEVARECRILKNFSSLRAILSALQCNAVHRLKKTWDEVLRESFRTFHELSEIFSDENNHSLSRELLIKEGTSKFATLEINPKRAQKRQQQQREMGVMQGTIPYLGTFLTDLVMLDTAMKDFLDGGLINFEKRRKEFEVIAQIKLLQSACNNYSFTQEDQFVDWFHSLERLSEAESYGLSCEIEPLSESASNTLKAKKNTGIIKRWSDRQPPSTEPCASGSSHSKSFDQLKCGQYLCSGDATDSVSVTSAGSSSSDVEEINISFIPESPDCQEKKFWESTSLSSLDTSGIGSGSSSASSSSVSSTPVTASRTHKRSVSGISSYSSLSLPLYNQQVDDCCIIRVSLAVDNGNMYKSILVTSQDKTPVVIRKAMAKHNLDGDRPEDYELVQIISEERELKIPDNANVFYAMNSAANYDFVLKKRGFSKGVKIKHGSSSTLPRMKQKGLKIAKGIF; encoded by the exons ATGTTCGAGGGCTGCCGGAGGGCGCGGAGCCTCTGGGGCGGCGTGAGGCTGGAGGTGGCCGGGGAGAGCAGCCCCGTGGTGCTGCACAGCTTCACCCAGCTCGACCCCGACCTGCCGCCGCTGGAG AGCTCCACACAGGAGATCGGAGAAGAGCTGGAGGATGGTGTGATCTACAGCATATCGCTCCGGAAAGTGCAGCTCCATCACACGGCCAACAAAGGGCAGCGATGGCTGGGG TTTGAGAACGAGTCGGCCTTAAACCTCTATGAGACGTGTAAGGTGCGGACGATAAAAGCTGGGACCTTGGAGAAGCTGGTGGAGTACCTGGTCTCAGCCTTCAAGGGCAATGACTCCACTTACGTCACCATCTTCCTGTGCACTTACCGGGCCTTCGCCACCACCAAGCAAGTGCTGGACCTGCTGCTTAACAGGTGAGGCTGCCCTGAACCCCAAAACGCAGCTGGGAGTGGCTGGTGTGA GACAGAGCTGAAGAA CACCATCTCCTCCATCCTGGGCGCCTGGCTGGACCAGTACTCAGAGGACTTCCGCAAGCCCCCGGACTTTGCCTGCCTCAAGCAGCTCATCTCCTACGTGCGCCACAACATCCCTGGCTCGGACCTGGAGCGCCGAGCCCGCATCCTGCTGGCCCAGTtccagcagcaagagcagagcgAGTCAGAG GGTCTCCAAAACCTTGGGTCCTGCCAC CTGGTGGAGGAGAACGGGGTTGGGGACGGGAAGCCggatttcctctccttctccccagagATGGTGGCAGAACAGTTCACGCTGATGGATGCT GAGCTGTTTAAGAAAGTGGTGCCTTACCACTGCCTGGGCTGCATCTGGTCGCAGCGAGACAAAAAGGGCAAAGAGCACCTGGCACCCACCATCCGTGCCACGGTCTCGCAGTTCAACAGTGTGGCCAACTGTGTCATCGCCACGTGTCTCGGAGACCGGTCCCTGAAGCCACAGCAGAGGGCTAAAGTGGTGGAGCGGTGGATCGAAGTGGCTCGG GAGTGCCGTATCCTGAAGAACTTCTCCTCCCTCCGAGCCATCCTCTCGGCTCTGCAGTGCAATGCTGTTCACCGACTGAAGAAGACCTGGGACGAGGTCCTACG GGAGAGCTTCCGCACTTTCCACGAGCTCTCCGAGATCTTCTCCGATGAGAACAACCACTCGCTGAGCCGGGAGCTTCTCATTAAG GAGGGCACGTCCAAATTTGCCACCTTGGAGATCAACCCAAAGAGGGCTCAgaagcggcagcagcagcagcgagagaTG GGTGTGATGCAGGGCACCATCCCCTACCTTGGCACCTTTCTCACGGACCTGGTGATGCTCGACACCGCCATGAAGGATTTCCTGGAC GGAGGGCTGATCAACTTTGAGAAGCGAAGGAAG GAGTTCGAAGTCATCGCCcagatcaagctgcttcagtcgGCCTGCAACAACTACAGCTTCACGCAGGAGGACCAGTTCGTGGACTGGTTCCACAGCCTGGAGCGGCTCAGTGAGGCCGAGAG ctaTGGGCTGTCGTGTGAGATTGAGCCGCTGTCGGAGTCAGCCAGCAACACGttgaaggcaaagaaaaacacGGGCATCATCAAGCGATGGAGCGA CCGGCAGCCACCGAGCACTGAGCCCTGTGCCAGCGGCAGCTCCCACTCAAAATCCTTCGACCAGCTCAAGTGCGGGCAGTACCTGTGCAGCGGGGACGCCACCGACTCCGTGAGTGTCACCTCCgctggctccagcagctccgACGTGGAGGAGATCAACATCAGCTTCATCCCCGAGTCCCCCGACTGCCAGGAGAAGAAG ttCTGGGAAtccacctccctctcctccctggacACGTCGGGCATCGGCTCAGGCTCCAGCAGTGCCTCATCCTCTTCCGTCTCCTCCACGCCGGTGACTGCCTCCCGCACCCACAAGCGCTCGGTCTCCGGCATCTCCAGCTACTCCTCCCTCTCGCTGCCCCTCTACAACCAGCAGGTCGACGACTGCTGCATCATCCGCGTCAGCCTGGCTGTGGACAACGGCAACATGTACAAGAGCATCCTG GTGACGAGCCAGGATAAGACCCCGGTCGTTATTCGCAAGGCCATGGCCAAACACAATTTGGACGGGGACCGGCCTGAAGACTATGAGCTTGTTCAGATCATCTCAGAGGAGAGAG AGCTGAAGATCCCCGACAACGCCAATGTCTTCTACGCCATGAACTCTGCCGCCAACTACGACTTTGTGCTGAAGAAGCGGGGCTTCTCCAAGGGGGTGAAGATCAAGCACGGCTCCAGCTCCACCCTGCCcaggatgaagcagaaaggcctgAAGATCGCCAAAGGCATCTTCTAG